The proteins below are encoded in one region of Paenacidovorax monticola:
- the argB gene encoding acetylglutamate kinase, with product MTDLLSIAPRDKAEILAQALPYIRKFHGKTMVIKYGGNAMTDPALQADFAEDVVLLKLVGMNPVVVHGGGPQIETALNRLGKKGQFVQGMRVTDAETMEVVEWVLAGEVQQDIVGLIHQAGGKAVGLTGRDGGMIRAKKLKMVDNKDPSIEHDIGQVGDIVAIDPSVVKALQDDAFIPVISPIGFGEENESYNINADVVASKLATVLQAEKLVLLTNTPGVLDKAGNLLTDLTAREIDALFADGTISGGMLPKISGALDAAKAGVNAVHIIDGRVPHSMLLEILTDQAYGTMIRSH from the coding sequence ATGACCGACCTTCTTTCGATTGCCCCCCGCGACAAGGCTGAAATCCTGGCGCAGGCGCTGCCCTACATCCGCAAGTTCCATGGCAAGACCATGGTCATCAAGTATGGCGGCAATGCCATGACCGACCCGGCCCTGCAGGCCGACTTTGCCGAGGACGTGGTGCTGCTCAAGCTGGTGGGCATGAACCCCGTGGTGGTGCATGGTGGCGGCCCGCAGATCGAGACGGCGCTGAACCGGCTGGGCAAGAAGGGCCAGTTCGTGCAGGGCATGCGCGTGACCGATGCCGAGACCATGGAAGTGGTCGAGTGGGTGTTGGCCGGCGAGGTGCAGCAGGACATCGTGGGCCTGATCCACCAGGCGGGCGGCAAGGCCGTGGGCCTCACGGGGCGCGACGGCGGCATGATCCGCGCCAAGAAGCTCAAGATGGTGGACAACAAGGACCCGTCGATCGAGCATGACATTGGCCAGGTCGGCGACATCGTGGCCATCGACCCCAGCGTGGTCAAGGCGCTGCAGGACGACGCCTTCATCCCCGTCATCAGCCCCATCGGCTTCGGCGAGGAGAACGAGAGCTACAACATCAATGCCGACGTGGTGGCCAGCAAGCTTGCCACCGTGCTGCAGGCCGAAAAGCTGGTGCTGCTCACCAACACGCCGGGCGTGCTGGACAAGGCCGGCAACCTGCTCACCGACCTCACGGCGCGCGAGATCGACGCCTTGTTCGCGGACGGCACCATCTCGGGCGGCATGCTGCCCAAGATATCGGGGGCGCTCGATGCCGCCAAGGCCGGTGTGAACGCGGTGCACATCATCGACGGCCGCGTGCCGCACTCCATGCTGCTGGAAATCCTGACCGATCAGGCCTACGGCACCATGATCCGGTCCCACTGA
- a CDS encoding response regulator transcription factor yields the protein MRLLLVEDDVMLASGIKLGLTDAGYAVDWVGSGERAQEVLLAESFDAAIIDIGLPAMDGLELTRRLRRPDMANPAMPVLILTARDALHDRVQGLDLGADDYMVKPYELPELLARLRALLRRSQAATTAVLSFGPLELDTAGRRASVRSRDAGGAEQEQTLELGPREWTVLEYLLIHAPKPASKDKLLQALTGWDKEITPNAVEVYVSRLRGKLEPHGVALRSIRGFGYRLELSGAAVR from the coding sequence ATGCGGCTCTTGCTGGTCGAGGACGACGTGATGCTCGCCAGCGGCATCAAGCTGGGCCTCACCGACGCGGGCTACGCCGTGGACTGGGTGGGCAGCGGCGAGCGGGCGCAGGAGGTGCTGCTGGCCGAGTCCTTCGACGCCGCCATCATCGACATCGGCCTGCCGGCCATGGACGGCCTGGAACTCACGCGGCGCCTGCGCCGCCCCGACATGGCCAACCCGGCGATGCCCGTGCTCATCCTCACCGCGCGCGATGCGCTGCACGACCGGGTGCAGGGGCTGGACCTGGGGGCGGACGACTACATGGTCAAGCCCTATGAGCTGCCCGAGCTGCTGGCGCGCCTGCGCGCGCTGCTGCGCCGCTCGCAGGCCGCGACCACGGCGGTGCTGAGTTTCGGCCCGCTGGAGCTCGACACCGCGGGACGGCGCGCGAGCGTGCGCTCGCGTGATGCCGGCGGCGCCGAACAGGAGCAGACCCTGGAGCTGGGCCCGCGCGAATGGACCGTGCTCGAATACCTGCTGATCCACGCCCCCAAGCCCGCCAGCAAGGACAAGCTGTTGCAGGCACTCACGGGCTGGGACAAGGAGATCACGCCGAATGCCGTCGAGGTCTACGTGTCGCGCCTGCGCGGCAAGCTGGAACCCCATGGCGTGGCGTTGCGTTCCATCCGCGGTTTCGGCTACCGGCTGGAACTCAGCGGCGCCGCCGTGCGCTAG
- a CDS encoding sensor histidine kinase: protein MTSDLRNRLLLLLVLPLCVLALVGGWLDYRSADEAANQHDQRLLRLLPALADSVMAPPLHENEPPLLLLAPPIEDFLRQRAGYAGYSVMDTSGRVVAGNAWVVGAVPATQAAEFHSLEYGGVTYRVAVQRGRTAGAGEMVVALADGSDPRQQWALQTLLRLLLPNLVLVAAAALAIHWAVRRAFKPLVDLAEAVERRSPRDLSPIDEAASPSEVRPLVHSLNRLFELVNAQAEGQRRFVADAAHQLRTPLAGLQAQVEAWALMAQASAPHGAEAGAGRLLAQGGRAQGAIVLGIDQVEKLRDATRRTSQLTHQLLALSRADARSLDAQPMQRVDLKDLCEELLENFLDAATGKGLDLGLDVRAVRVTGHGWLLRELVSNLVDNAIKYTPAGGSVTIRCGLRSLGRGVQRAFLQVEDDGPGVPEAEHARVVQRFYRVPGSAGEGTGLGLAIADEIARVHRATLTLERGSQGRGLLVTLVFAE from the coding sequence ATGACCTCCGATCTGCGCAACCGGCTGCTGCTGCTGCTGGTGCTGCCGCTGTGCGTGCTGGCGCTCGTGGGCGGCTGGCTGGACTACCGTTCCGCCGACGAGGCTGCCAACCAGCATGACCAGCGCCTGCTGCGCCTGCTGCCGGCGCTGGCCGATTCGGTCATGGCGCCGCCGCTGCACGAGAACGAGCCTCCGCTGCTGTTGCTGGCGCCGCCGATCGAGGACTTTCTGCGCCAGCGGGCGGGCTACGCGGGGTACTCCGTCATGGACACTTCGGGCCGCGTGGTGGCGGGCAATGCCTGGGTTGTAGGGGCCGTTCCGGCCACCCAGGCCGCCGAGTTCCACAGCCTGGAGTATGGCGGCGTGACCTACCGCGTGGCCGTGCAGCGTGGGCGCACGGCTGGCGCGGGCGAGATGGTGGTGGCGCTGGCCGATGGCTCCGATCCACGCCAGCAGTGGGCGCTGCAGACCCTGTTGCGCCTGCTGCTGCCCAACCTCGTGCTGGTGGCCGCCGCCGCGCTGGCCATCCACTGGGCGGTACGGCGGGCCTTCAAGCCCCTGGTGGATCTGGCCGAGGCGGTGGAGCGCCGCTCGCCGCGTGACCTCAGCCCCATCGACGAAGCCGCCTCGCCCTCGGAGGTGCGCCCCCTCGTGCACTCGCTCAACCGCCTGTTCGAGCTGGTGAACGCCCAGGCGGAGGGGCAGCGCCGCTTCGTGGCCGATGCGGCACACCAGCTGCGCACGCCGCTGGCAGGCCTGCAGGCCCAGGTGGAGGCCTGGGCCCTGATGGCGCAGGCCTCGGCTCCCCATGGCGCGGAGGCTGGGGCCGGACGGCTTCTGGCGCAGGGTGGGCGGGCGCAAGGTGCTATTGTTTTAGGAATCGACCAGGTCGAAAAGCTGCGCGATGCCACGCGCCGCACCTCGCAGCTCACGCACCAGCTGCTGGCCCTGTCGCGTGCCGATGCGCGCAGCCTCGACGCCCAGCCCATGCAGCGCGTGGACCTCAAGGACCTGTGCGAGGAACTGCTGGAGAATTTTCTGGACGCAGCCACCGGCAAGGGGCTGGATCTGGGGCTGGACGTGCGGGCCGTGCGCGTCACCGGCCACGGCTGGCTGCTGCGCGAGCTGGTGTCCAACCTGGTGGACAACGCTATCAAGTACACCCCGGCCGGCGGCAGCGTCACCATCCGCTGCGGCCTGCGCTCCCTGGGGCGGGGCGTGCAGCGGGCCTTCCTGCAGGTCGAGGACGACGGCCCCGGCGTGCCCGAGGCCGAGCATGCGCGTGTGGTGCAGCGCTTCTACCGCGTGCCGGGTTCTGCGGGCGAAGGCACGGGGCTGGGCCTGGCCATTGCCGACGAGATCGCCCGCGTGCACCGCGCCACGCTCACGCTGGAGCGGGGCAGCCAGGGGCGGGGGCTGCTGGTGACGCTGGTGTTCGCCGAGTAG
- a CDS encoding GGDEF domain-containing protein produces MPAQLHLPTVLVLYKTALLAGALSTLHVRHRAVRPRGLALLATAFLLLAFGSALAGMGEYEAVPYWLWTHLSLLMGTAGYALYWAGMRGLSGRRRIRAVWVAAVPIAWLVLGLATQFPLENLPRAAAFHLTAALALVASVWEVLRDHRREPLPSRWPLAALLCLSAAIYATRLFYIVNDAATADGFALAFYIQILCHFGIALMIATLSKERAEARLEQAAQTDPLTGLGNRRWFVSRLPADLPPGSALALLDLDLFKQINDRFGHAAGDRVLVEFARNAAGQLRDYDLLARFGGEEFVLYLPTVAEKEATAVAERLRASTQALQIREGGTAITVSVSLGLAWIDRAGTPLDDWLRAADAALYEAKSQGRNRVVRAAPPAQRSHPASAGR; encoded by the coding sequence ATGCCCGCCCAGCTCCACCTGCCCACGGTGCTGGTGCTCTACAAGACCGCCCTGCTCGCGGGCGCGCTGAGCACCCTGCACGTGCGCCACCGCGCGGTACGCCCGCGCGGGCTGGCCCTGCTGGCCACGGCCTTCCTGCTGCTGGCCTTCGGCTCGGCGCTGGCCGGCATGGGCGAGTACGAGGCCGTGCCCTACTGGCTGTGGACGCACCTGAGCCTGCTGATGGGCACGGCGGGCTACGCGCTGTACTGGGCCGGCATGCGCGGGCTCAGCGGGCGCCGGCGCATCCGCGCCGTATGGGTGGCCGCGGTGCCCATTGCCTGGCTGGTGCTGGGCCTGGCCACGCAATTCCCGCTGGAGAACCTGCCCCGCGCGGCCGCCTTCCACCTGACGGCGGCGCTCGCGCTCGTGGCCTCGGTCTGGGAGGTGCTGCGCGACCACCGGCGCGAGCCGCTGCCCTCGCGCTGGCCACTGGCGGCGCTCCTGTGCCTGAGCGCAGCCATCTATGCCACGCGGCTCTTCTACATCGTGAACGACGCGGCCACGGCCGACGGCTTCGCGCTCGCGTTCTACATCCAGATCCTGTGCCACTTCGGCATCGCGCTCATGATCGCCACGCTCTCCAAGGAGCGCGCAGAGGCGCGCCTGGAGCAGGCGGCCCAGACCGACCCGCTCACGGGCCTGGGCAACCGACGCTGGTTCGTGTCGCGCCTGCCGGCCGACCTGCCCCCGGGCAGCGCGCTGGCCCTGCTGGACCTGGACCTGTTCAAGCAGATCAACGACCGCTTCGGCCATGCGGCGGGCGACCGCGTGCTGGTCGAATTCGCCCGGAATGCGGCCGGCCAGCTGCGCGACTACGACCTGCTGGCGCGCTTTGGCGGAGAGGAGTTCGTGCTCTACCTGCCGACCGTGGCAGAGAAGGAGGCCACCGCCGTCGCCGAGCGCCTGCGCGCCAGCACGCAGGCACTGCAGATCCGGGAGGGCGGCACCGCCATCACGGTCAGCGTGAGCCTGGGCCTGGCGTGGATCGACCGCGCCGGCACGCCCCTGGACGACTGGCTGCGCGCCGCCGATGCGGCACTCTACGAGGCCAAGAGCCAGGGCCGCAACCGCGTGGTGCGGGCGGCCCCGCCAGCGCAGCGCTCGCACCCGGCCAGTGCGGGCCGCTGA
- the tgt gene encoding tRNA guanosine(34) transglycosylase Tgt, with amino-acid sequence MLTFELLTTDPDSHARRGTLTLNHGVVQTPIFMPVGTYGTVKGVMPQSLHDMGAQIILGNTFHLWMRPGLDVMQSFGGLHGFEQWNKPILTDSGGFQVWSLGAMRKITEEGVHFASPVNGDKLFMSPEVSMQIQTTLNSDIVMQLDECTPYETKGHLTTEAEARKSMEMSLRWAKRSQDEFHRLANPNALFGIVQGGMYENLREESLARLVEMDFPGYAVGGVSVGEPKDEMLRIMAHTPHRLPAHKPRYLMGVGTPEDLVQGVAEGVDMFDCVMPTRNARNGTIFTRYGDLKIRNARHKTDHQPLDPTCTCHACAGKEGVAWADGGRGGFSRAYLHHLDRCGEMLGPMLTTIHNLHYYLNLMREVREALDAGRFAAFRRQFAADRARGV; translated from the coding sequence ATGCTCACGTTCGAACTCCTGACCACCGACCCCGACAGCCACGCGCGGCGCGGCACCCTCACGCTGAACCATGGCGTGGTGCAGACCCCCATCTTCATGCCCGTGGGCACCTATGGCACCGTCAAGGGCGTGATGCCGCAGAGCCTGCACGACATGGGCGCGCAGATCATCCTGGGCAACACCTTCCACCTGTGGATGCGCCCGGGCCTGGACGTGATGCAGAGCTTTGGCGGCCTGCACGGCTTCGAGCAGTGGAACAAGCCCATCCTCACCGACTCCGGCGGCTTCCAGGTCTGGAGCCTGGGCGCCATGCGCAAGATCACCGAGGAAGGCGTGCACTTCGCCAGCCCCGTGAACGGCGACAAGCTGTTCATGTCGCCCGAGGTGAGCATGCAGATCCAGACCACGCTGAACAGCGACATCGTGATGCAGCTCGACGAGTGCACGCCCTACGAGACCAAGGGCCACCTCACGACCGAGGCCGAGGCGCGGAAGTCCATGGAAATGAGCCTGCGCTGGGCGAAGCGCTCGCAGGACGAATTCCACCGCCTCGCCAATCCCAACGCGCTGTTCGGCATCGTGCAGGGGGGCATGTACGAGAACCTGCGCGAGGAATCCCTCGCACGCCTGGTGGAGATGGACTTCCCCGGCTACGCCGTGGGCGGCGTGTCGGTGGGCGAGCCCAAGGACGAGATGCTGCGCATCATGGCCCACACGCCGCACCGCCTGCCTGCCCACAAGCCGCGCTACCTCATGGGCGTGGGCACGCCCGAGGACCTGGTGCAGGGCGTGGCCGAGGGCGTGGACATGTTCGACTGCGTGATGCCCACGCGCAATGCACGCAACGGCACAATCTTCACGCGCTATGGCGACCTCAAGATCCGCAATGCGCGCCACAAGACCGACCACCAGCCGCTCGACCCCACCTGCACCTGCCATGCCTGCGCGGGCAAGGAAGGCGTGGCCTGGGCCGACGGGGGCCGCGGCGGCTTCTCGCGCGCCTACCTGCACCACCTGGACCGCTGCGGCGAGATGCTGGGCCCCATGCTCACCACCATCCACAACCTGCACTATTACCTGAACCTCATGCGCGAGGTCCGCGAGGCGCTCGATGCGGGCCGCTTTGCGGCCTTCCGCCGCCAGTTCGCGGCCGACCGCGCGCGCGGCGTCTGA
- a CDS encoding universal stress protein, which translates to MYRIMIAVDGSELALDAVRHGVALVRRGLQAQLILAHVQEEASLYELATKDADMIAAASVEAGQHLMASAIALIEAAGLPFETEVGLGEAAPTLVDMAERSGSDLLLIGARGMGSLRSALLGSVSQAVVHLSPVPVTIVKHPEPVEVLDDAEDDE; encoded by the coding sequence ATGTACCGCATCATGATCGCCGTCGACGGATCGGAACTCGCGCTGGACGCCGTGCGCCACGGCGTGGCCCTGGTGCGCAGGGGGCTGCAGGCCCAGCTCATCCTGGCCCATGTGCAGGAAGAGGCCTCGCTCTACGAGCTGGCCACCAAGGACGCCGACATGATCGCCGCCGCGAGCGTGGAGGCGGGCCAGCACCTCATGGCCTCGGCCATCGCGCTCATCGAGGCTGCGGGGCTGCCCTTCGAGACCGAGGTGGGCCTGGGCGAGGCCGCGCCCACGCTGGTGGACATGGCGGAGCGCAGCGGCAGCGACCTGCTGCTGATCGGTGCGCGCGGCATGGGCTCCCTGCGCAGCGCGCTGCTGGGGTCGGTGTCGCAGGCGGTGGTGCACCTGAGCCCGGTACCGGTGACCATCGTCAAGCACCCCGAGCCTGTCGAAGTACTGGACGACGCCGAGGACGACGAATGA